The Helicoverpa zea isolate HzStark_Cry1AcR chromosome 23, ilHelZeax1.1, whole genome shotgun sequence sequence TGTTCTGCACTGAAATCTCCTTTCCGTCGTAGACTACTGATGCGGCGTTGTGTCTTACTGACAACTTGCCTGGCATCAAATCTCCGTTATGCCAGCCACGAATCACCCAGAGTGGGCTTCCATCCCAGCCTTCGTGTCCTCCTACAACTGCCCTTCCAGTTAAAGAACTCGCCATCATAGCGGTGGTGGGTACCCAGTCATATTCTCCCGAAGATTCCACGACCTGCACTTGGTTGTCTCCCTGGGTGACTGTCGTCTCTCCGTGGTAAATGTAGTTGGTGATGTACGTTGACTGTCCACCATCAGGTGGTGGTGGCGCCGGCGTCGGCATCGGTGGTACTGCTACCGGCACCATCATAGTTCCAGGAACGTAGTAAGGTTGTGGGTATTGAGAAGGAGGATACCCGTAGTCCGGTGGTGGCGGGTGACCTTGTGGGGGGTATGGAGGGGGCCAGCCGCCAGGAGGGGGAGCTGGCCAGCCT is a genomic window containing:
- the LOC124641758 gene encoding probable calcium-binding protein CML49; translated protein: MSYSGHGYYGGPPPPPGGWPAPPPGGWPPPYPPQGHPPPPDYGYPPSQYPQPYYVPGTMMVPVAVPPMPTPAPPPPDGGQSTYITNYIYHGETTVTQGDNQVQVVESSGEYDWVPTTAMMASSLTGRAVVGGHEGWDGSPLWVIRGWHNGDLMPGKLSVRHNAASVVYDGKEISVQNIEVLCAKPENLRWVPASNGNVPPGAIPGGRTASGETLYVGRARYQLSVTPGKIHPSHNSCYIAFAGQEVSHKMYDVLCRIS